From one Ursus arctos isolate Adak ecotype North America unplaced genomic scaffold, UrsArc2.0 scaffold_1, whole genome shotgun sequence genomic stretch:
- the ARL5A gene encoding ADP-ribosylation factor-like protein 5A, whose protein sequence is MGILFTRIWRLFNHQEHKVIIVGLDNAGKTTILYQFSMNEVVHTSPTIGSNVEEIVINNTRFLMWDIGGQESLRSSWNTYYTNTEFVIVVVDSTDRERISVTREELYKMLAHEDLRKAGLLIFANKQDVKECMTVAEISQFLKLTSIKDHQWHIQACCALTGEGLCQGLEWMMSRLKIR, encoded by the exons agcACAAAGTTATCATTGTTGGGCTGGATAATGCAGGGAAAACTACCATCCTCTACCAATT ttctATGAATGAAGTTGTACATACATCACCTACAATAGGAAGTAATGTAGAAGAAATAGTGATTAATAATACACGCTTTCTAATGTGGGATATTGGTGGCCAAGAATCTCTTCGTTCTTCTTGGAACACTTACTATACTAACACAGAG ttTGTAATAGTTGTTGTGGACAGTACAGACAGAGAACGGATTTCTGTAACTAGAGAAGAACTCTATAAAATGTTAGCCCACGAG GACCTACGGAAAGCTGGATTGCTGATTTTTGCTAATAAACAAGATGTTAAAGAATGCATGACTGTAGCAGAAATCTCCCAGTTTTTGAAACTAACTTCTATTAAAGATCACCAATGGCATATCCAGGCATGCTGTGCTCTTACTGGCGAGGG aTTATGCCAAGGACTTGAATGGATGATGTCACGACTTAAGATTAGATGA